In Humulus lupulus chromosome 7, drHumLupu1.1, whole genome shotgun sequence, the following are encoded in one genomic region:
- the LOC133792421 gene encoding uncharacterized protein LOC133792421, translating into MSDAIIAWIEVAKVKAEATLAKAEKYKSTTEGGGSQNHEFSLTNCMQVLEGMEEVSDDAYMKAVEKFKDPDWREIFINMSTIRKRAWIQSNQMDDSSSSSADSDFDDFSDFLMLNFLSDYNEKFIEKIPQRTSSLCGEDFVRELLGGHERTCYELLRMDKNVFIELCTCLKQKEYIKDTREIKVEEAVSIFLIIVGQNVGMRLIADRFQHSLETIDRHFHLTLKAICKLGQDIIRPTQSLLRSHIVNSSKYYTWFQNCIGAIDGTHVSACVPTDKQISYRGRKNVVTQNVLCACNFEMFFTFVSVGWEGTANDFRVFIDAITKPKYKFSLLKKVNTMFWILGFHAQKVFSHHIVVKDIICKNTIVDIIDHVMMPPYKLSRQPLIVIACCTLHNFIRQRTQYDHMFREWEEKELEGEDNIEEANTSVSRCEVNLSDESTAAMARCRDRIAQVMWTTYNNIN; encoded by the exons ATGAGTGATGCAATTATTGCATGGATTGAGGTAGCTAAAGTAAAAGCAGAGGCCACTTTAGCTAAAGCTGAAAAATACAAGAGTACAACCGAAGGAGGAGGAAGCCAAAATCATGAGTTTTCTCTCACAAATTGTATGCAAGTCCTCGAAGGAATGGAAGAAGTCAGTGATGATGCCTACATGAAAGCAGTTGAGAAATTTAAGGATCCAGATTGGAGAGAGATTTTTATTAATATGTCTACTATTAGAAAGAGAGCTTG GATTCAGAGTAATCAAATGGATGATTCTAGTTCATCTTCTGCAGATAGTGATTTTGatgatttttcagattttttgatGCTAAACTTTTTAAGTGATTACAATGAAAAGTTTATCGAGAAAATCCCTCAAAGAACATCTTCTTTATGTGGAGAAGATTTTGTGAGAGAGTTATTAGGTGGTCATGAGAGAACATGCTATGAGTTATTGCGAATGGATAAAAATGTATTCATCGAGCTTTGTACTTGTTTAAAACAAAAGGAATACATTAAGGACACACGAGAGATTAAAGTTGAAGAAGCAGTTTCCATTTTCCTTATAATTGTTGGTCAAAATGTGGGAATGAGACTTATAGCTGACCGATTTCAACATTCGCTTGAAACTATTGATAGGCACTTCCATTTAACATTAAAGGCAATATGTAAATTAGGACAGGATATCATTCGACCAACTCAATCTCTGTTACGTTCTCATATTGTCAACTCCTCAAAATACTACACATGGTTTCAG AATTGCATTGGTGCCATTGATGGAACACATGTGAGTGCATGTGTCCCTACAGATAAGCAAATCAGTTACAGAGGCCGAAAAAATGTGGTAACACAAAATGTCTTGTGTGCTTGTAACTTTGAAATGTTCTTTACTTTTGTATCTGTTGGTTGGGAGGGCACCGCAAATGATTTCAGGGTGTTTATAGATGCAATTACGAAACCTAAATATAAGTTTTCATTGCTAAAGAAG GTGAATACTATGTTTTGGATTCTGGGTTTCCATGCACAAAAGGTTTTCTCCCACCATATCGTGGTGAAAGATATCATTTGCAAGAATACAATAGTGGACATAATCGACCATGTG ATGATGCCACCTTACAAATTGAGTAGACAACCTTTGATAGTTATTGCTTGCTGCACTCTTCATAATTTTATTCGTCAACGCACACAGTATGATCATATGTTTAGAGAATGGGAAGAGAAAGAACTTGAGGGTGAAGACAACATAGAGGAAGCTAACACTAGTGTGTCAAGATGTGAAGTCAATTTATCTGATGAATCTACTGCAGCAATGGCAAGATGTCGAGATCGTATTGCTCAAGTTATGTGGACaacttataataatataaattag